In one window of Microtus pennsylvanicus isolate mMicPen1 chromosome 2, mMicPen1.hap1, whole genome shotgun sequence DNA:
- the LOC142844993 gene encoding olfactory receptor 4K3-like → MDGGNQSVVSEFMLLGLTNSKNLQVILFVLFFILYLLILFGNIVILVLITTDPHLHSPMYFFLANLSFVDLCLSSNTTPKMISDFLREYKTISFAGCIFQIFFSHCVGAVEMVLLVVMAYDRYVAICKPLHYFTIMNLKRCTGLVLISWTTGLIHGISYLAVVLQLPFCGPKEVDSFFCDMPLVIKLACIDYHDLNTLMHADCGIVAVTCFILLLISYTYILITVGQSSKSGVSKALSTCSAHITVVMIFFLPCIFIYVWPLSITWLDKFLAVFYSFFTPLLNPAIYTLRNKEMKNAMKRFIGKFLGL, encoded by the coding sequence ATGGATGGGGGCAATCAGTCTGTGGTGTCAGAATTTATGCTTTTGGGACTTACCAACTCTAAGAATCTTCAGGTCATACTCTTTGTGCTATTTTTCATACTTTATCTGCTCATCTTGTTTGGAAATATCGTCATCCTTGTTTTAATCACCACTGACCCCCATCTCCattctcccatgtacttcttcttGGCCAACCTGTCCTTTGTTGACTTATGTCTTTCTTCAAACACCACTCCTAAAATGATATCAGATTTTCTCAGAGAATACAAGACCATCTCCTTTGCAGGCTGCATtttccagattttcttttctcattgtgtTGGTGCAGTGGAGATGGTGCTGTTGGTGGTAATggcttatgaccgctatgtggccatctgtaaaCCACTCCACTACTTCACCATTATGAACCTGAAAAGATGCACTGGGTTGGTGTTGATTTCTTGGACTACTGGCCTTATACATGGCATAAGTTACTTGGCAGTGGTTTTGCAGCTACCTTTTTGTGGTCCCAAGGAAGTAGACAGTTTCTTTTGTGATATGCCATTGGTGATCAAGCTAGCCTGCATAGATTATCATGATTTAAATACTTTAATGCATGCTGACTGTGGGATTGTGGCTGTAACCTGCTTCATTCTATTGCtgatttcatatacatatatcctAATCACTGTTGGCCAGAGCTCTAAATCTGGTGTATCTAAGGCTCTGTCCACATGCAGTGCCCACATCACGGTGGTAATGATCTTCTTTCTGCCTTGCATCTTCATCTATGTGTGGCCCCTCAGTATTACCTGGTTGGACAAATTTCTTGCTGTGTTTTACTCCTTTTTTACACCACTACTAAACCCAGCCATTTATACATTgagaaataaagagatgaaaaatgcTATGAAAAGATTCATAGGCAAATTCTTGGGACTCTAA